In Apium graveolens cultivar Ventura chromosome 10, ASM990537v1, whole genome shotgun sequence, the following are encoded in one genomic region:
- the LOC141690917 gene encoding glucan endo-1,3-beta-glucosidase 8-like, producing the protein MATTKGTPLYPGYIECYLFSLMDENLKSVAPGPFERHWGIFRYDGQPKYSLDFTGNENDKMPVAAKNVQYLEQQWCVLDTDKVKNHKDAESNVQYACTMGDYTSLKDGGSCSNLDEAHKASYTFNNYFQIQNKDVEACDFKGTSKIVKHNASTSGCLFQLALQSDGIRLPPPPPLCENEKLKLDKMMANIEVYKSLGLPHIVSTFKDAVKTSGKSKGKKGKKTAIEEDDSQ; encoded by the exons ATGGCAACTACCAAAGGAACTCCTCTCTATCCTGGCTACATTGAGTGCTACCTTTTCAGTCTAATGGATGAAAATCTAAAAAGTGTAGCCCCGGGCCCATTTGAGCGCCATTGGGGGATTTTTAGATACGACGGACAACCAAAGTACTCACTAGACTTTACAGGAAATGAGAACGATAAAATGCCAGTTGCAGCAAAGAATGTGCAGTATCTTGAGCAGCAATGGTGTGTGTTGGACACCGACAAAGTCAAGAATCATAAGGATGCAGAATCCAATGTACAATATGCATGTACAATGGGTGATTATACCAGCTTGAAGGATGGAGGATCATGCAGCAATTTGGATGAAGCGCATAAGGCATCGTATACATTTAACAATTATTTTCAGATTCAAAATAAAGATGTGGAAGCTTGTGACTTCAAGGGCACATCAAAGATAGTGAAGCATAATGCATCTACCAGTGGTTGTCTTTTCCAATTAGCTTTACAAAGTGATGGAATCAGA ttgccaccacctccaccactATGCGAGAATGAAAAgttgaaactggataaaatgatgGCAAATATTGAAGTTTATAAATCACTCGGGTTACCTCATATAGTTTCTACTTTTAAAGATGCAGTGAAGACGAGTGGTAAATCAAAAGGTAAAAAAGGGAAAAAGACAGCTATTGAGGAAGACGACTCACAATAG